Proteins encoded by one window of Lactobacillus sp. ESL0684:
- the thiE gene encoding thiamine phosphate synthase, with amino-acid sequence MKKFNSNILQAYFICGSQDIPQGQSLIKIVETALKSGITAFQFRDKGTNSTLKETDRLPMAQHLHELCQAYQVPFFIDDDLALAKKVNAEGIHVGQSDTAIEQVVAEVAGQMLIGYSCSNSTQIKQANQIADIDYYGSGPIFATKSKSDADPEIGIAGLATLVNKSTRPIVAIGGIKETELPAIAQTGAAGAAVISMIAQSNNIAKTVATMNNAPWHK; translated from the coding sequence ATGAAAAAGTTTAATTCTAACATTTTACAAGCCTATTTTATTTGTGGCAGTCAAGATATTCCACAAGGACAAAGTCTAATTAAGATAGTTGAAACGGCATTAAAATCCGGCATCACTGCCTTTCAGTTTCGTGATAAAGGTACTAATTCGACCTTAAAGGAAACTGATCGTTTACCAATGGCCCAACATTTGCATGAGCTTTGTCAGGCATATCAAGTACCATTCTTTATAGATGACGATCTTGCATTAGCTAAAAAAGTTAATGCAGAAGGAATTCATGTCGGTCAAAGTGATACTGCAATCGAGCAGGTAGTTGCTGAAGTAGCCGGGCAGATGCTAATCGGCTATTCTTGTTCCAACTCCACTCAAATTAAGCAAGCTAACCAAATTGCTGACATCGATTATTACGGTAGCGGCCCCATCTTTGCCACTAAATCCAAAAGTGATGCTGATCCAGAAATTGGCATTGCTGGTTTAGCCACGCTAGTCAATAAGAGTACCCGACCAATTGTGGCAATTGGCGGTATTAAAGAAACGGAGCTGCCTGCCATTGCCCAGACTGGTGCAGCTGGTGCAGCCGTTATTTCAATGATTGCCCAAAGTAATAATATTGCCAAAACTGTTGCCACAATGAACAATGCGCCTTGGCACAAGTAA
- a CDS encoding FAD-binding protein: MVENGTYTGTAQGHNAKITVAVTLEDEKISQVEVTDEHETALLSANALKIIPQKIVDNQSTTVDAVTGATFTSNGILKAARSALSQAGATAIEFTAKEQITKQQHNITTDVVVLGTGLAGLDAAVTAKEAGADVVLIEKTGRLGGNSVVSGGFMYATGSKFNKEEENDPAGLVKFYEDFAAKEGGNIDHDLIKEVAENSGSAVDYYADKYGVEFTAMPLGISKKPKTHVNLEKGPVAIMGPVIKRVRELEIPIIYDQTHEKIKTENGQVSGIATSGKYADYDINCKAVVIAVGGFDGSQTVRDKYAPSAQGTRSLSTPYDNADYIDITSNLHAATEFKDGVMGIVTANYLSVDGGANGLIITGKALAVNNLGKRFTKEGQHYSLMYNDAKKSAGNKFFWIFDQNNASYDAASQMPEAKKCASLQEVAKLIGSDLQTLQRTVADYNDAATNGDADFGRDDIVPVASDGPYYVIEGYPTTVAGFGGLKITPDAQVLDTSNQPIAGVYAAGEAASGQLFVHTYPATGTMLTVCTVFGRIAGQNAAEYAKE; this comes from the coding sequence ATGGTTGAAAATGGAACTTACACAGGTACAGCTCAAGGTCATAATGCCAAGATTACTGTGGCTGTAACTTTAGAAGATGAAAAAATATCTCAAGTTGAAGTAACTGATGAACATGAAACAGCTTTACTTTCAGCAAATGCATTGAAAATAATACCGCAAAAAATAGTTGATAATCAATCAACAACAGTAGATGCAGTTACGGGGGCAACTTTTACTTCTAATGGAATACTTAAAGCTGCACGATCTGCCTTATCTCAAGCTGGCGCTACAGCAATTGAATTTACTGCCAAAGAACAGATTACTAAGCAACAACATAATATTACGACTGATGTGGTGGTATTAGGAACCGGTCTTGCTGGTTTAGATGCTGCTGTTACTGCCAAAGAAGCTGGTGCAGATGTTGTTTTAATAGAAAAAACCGGCCGTCTTGGAGGCAATTCAGTAGTTTCTGGTGGTTTTATGTATGCAACAGGAAGTAAATTTAACAAAGAAGAGGAGAACGATCCAGCTGGTCTGGTTAAATTTTATGAGGACTTTGCTGCTAAAGAAGGCGGAAATATTGATCATGATTTAATCAAAGAAGTTGCTGAAAATTCTGGTTCGGCTGTTGATTATTATGCTGATAAATATGGGGTAGAATTCACGGCAATGCCGCTAGGTATTTCGAAAAAGCCGAAAACTCATGTTAACCTTGAAAAAGGACCTGTTGCAATTATGGGTCCGGTTATTAAGCGAGTTAGAGAGCTGGAAATACCTATTATTTATGATCAAACTCATGAAAAAATTAAAACCGAAAATGGGCAAGTTAGTGGTATAGCTACTAGCGGTAAATACGCTGATTATGATATTAACTGCAAAGCTGTTGTTATTGCAGTTGGTGGTTTTGATGGCTCGCAAACGGTACGTGACAAGTATGCCCCTAGTGCTCAAGGAACTAGATCGCTTTCAACCCCGTATGATAATGCAGATTATATTGATATTACTAGTAATTTACATGCAGCAACAGAGTTTAAAGATGGTGTCATGGGTATTGTGACTGCTAATTACTTGAGTGTTGATGGTGGTGCCAATGGATTGATTATTACAGGTAAGGCTTTAGCTGTTAATAATTTGGGTAAAAGATTTACTAAAGAAGGTCAACATTATTCATTAATGTATAATGATGCCAAAAAATCTGCTGGTAATAAGTTTTTCTGGATTTTTGACCAAAATAATGCTTCGTATGATGCTGCAAGTCAAATGCCAGAAGCCAAAAAATGTGCTTCATTGCAAGAAGTTGCAAAACTAATTGGGAGTGATTTGCAAACATTGCAAAGAACTGTTGCCGATTATAATGACGCAGCTACAAATGGCGATGCTGATTTTGGCAGAGATGATATTGTTCCGGTTGCTAGTGATGGTCCTTATTATGTGATAGAGGGCTATCCGACAACAGTAGCTGGCTTTGGTGGCTTGAAGATCACGCCTGATGCACAAGTCTTGGATACTAGTAATCAGCCGATTGCTGGTGTATATGCTGCAGGAGAGGCTGCGAGTGGGCAATTATTTGTTCATACCTATCCTGCAACTGGAACGATGTTAACAGTTTGTACAGTATTTGGCAGAATTGCTGGACAAAATGCTGCTGAATATGCTAAAGAATAA
- a CDS encoding NAD(P)-dependent alcohol dehydrogenase has product MKINAAVLNEAGQKLELEELVLDEPKKDEVLIKTVASGICHSDIEFQASGFAGGIPTVLGHEGAGIVEAVGPNVTTFKKGDHVAVGFAYDGTCKFCRNGLPGSCENFNQLNTSGGPMRDGTYRLHTQDNQNVGNFFGQSSFADHMVANVNNLVKVPEDLDLRLAGPLGCGYMTGAGTVLNALKPEVHSNLVVLGAGSVGLAAIMGAAVSGCKHIIAVDQYDERLAMAKKFGATDVINNQKVDIVEEINRIVGSAGLNYAVDTTGEPEVMKAGLAALTIKGQFAVVAMGTKTIDKINPMIDILTFSKTVTGIIEGDSVPQEFIPEMIDLYRAGKFPIDKIAKFYKPAQINQAIADSLAGTTIKPIIVFDEQYQA; this is encoded by the coding sequence ATGAAAATTAATGCAGCAGTTTTAAATGAGGCAGGGCAAAAATTAGAATTAGAAGAGTTGGTCTTAGATGAGCCAAAGAAAGATGAGGTTCTAATCAAAACGGTTGCCTCGGGAATTTGTCATAGCGATATTGAGTTCCAGGCGAGTGGCTTTGCTGGTGGTATACCAACAGTACTTGGTCACGAGGGTGCCGGAATTGTTGAGGCGGTAGGTCCTAATGTGACAACTTTTAAAAAAGGTGACCATGTTGCCGTTGGTTTTGCTTATGATGGAACTTGCAAGTTTTGTCGTAATGGTTTGCCGGGATCTTGTGAGAATTTTAACCAGCTTAATACAAGCGGTGGTCCAATGCGTGATGGTACTTATCGTTTGCATACCCAAGATAACCAAAACGTAGGTAATTTCTTTGGACAATCTTCATTTGCTGATCATATGGTTGCTAATGTTAATAACTTGGTAAAAGTACCTGAAGACTTGGATTTACGTCTGGCTGGCCCTTTAGGTTGTGGTTATATGACAGGCGCTGGAACGGTTTTGAATGCGTTAAAGCCAGAAGTCCACTCTAACTTAGTGGTATTAGGAGCTGGTTCGGTTGGTCTTGCTGCAATTATGGGTGCAGCAGTTTCTGGTTGCAAGCATATAATTGCTGTTGATCAATATGATGAGCGTTTAGCAATGGCTAAGAAGTTTGGTGCTACTGATGTTATTAATAATCAGAAGGTAGACATAGTTGAAGAAATTAACCGTATTGTTGGCTCTGCAGGTTTAAATTATGCTGTCGATACAACTGGAGAACCTGAAGTAATGAAAGCCGGTCTTGCAGCATTAACGATTAAAGGGCAGTTTGCGGTTGTAGCAATGGGGACGAAGACGATTGATAAAATTAATCCAATGATTGATATTTTGACTTTTTCTAAGACTGTTACAGGAATTATTGAGGGTGATTCGGTACCGCAAGAATTCATTCCAGAAATGATTGATCTTTATCGTGCAGGCAAGTTCCCAATTGACAAAATTGCTAAGTTTTATAAGCCAGCGCAGATTAACCAAGCAATTGCAGATTCTTTAGCTGGAACGACAATTAAACCTATTATTGTTTTTGATGAGCAATACCAAGCTTAA
- a CDS encoding helix-turn-helix transcriptional regulator gives MPNLVKKLRLEHNLTQEELAEKVNVSSRTIISIEKERYKPSLVLAYKLARIFKLSIEELFCLQDYLGEEK, from the coding sequence ATGCCAAATTTAGTAAAAAAATTACGATTAGAACATAATCTAACTCAAGAAGAATTGGCAGAAAAGGTTAATGTGAGTAGTCGGACGATTATTTCGATTGAAAAAGAAAGATATAAGCCATCGTTAGTGTTGGCATATAAACTTGCTCGTATTTTCAAGCTTAGCATTGAAGAACTCTTTTGCTTACAGGATTATTTGGGAGAAGAAAAATGA
- a CDS encoding FAD-binding protein: MIVNKNTYYDASYDVVVLGFGGAGATAARFAADDGAKVLLVDSAPEGHEGGNTRYAAELVGYSSSEADYRKYYEGLAQHFELDPEVEATVVHGITHMKEYFKKYLGVDQPVSYKTILGLPDDAIDADHPELPGAKSYDMITLKPGIFNASLWNVLRQNVIDRSDNIDVWYSSPVEHLLQTPNGKVVGAQIERDHVLLNIYAKNGVVLATGGIENNPEKIQDYIGSYKLIPLGTLYNQGKGIDLAHEAGADMWHMSMYAAGGMQQSFAFYEPGMKRAPFYMGNPVFYTGSIFTVGDDGTRYFKEDQAAREGYVENHGSWYKPLNPIKPYFVFDQKQYDKISELKDFPDNKALNSVIKADTVAELADKMGVTAEKLQTTIDEFNFFAQKGTDYAFHRAPETLTEFSATGPYYATPLVQTIGWSEAGPRRNARAEILDPDHQPIPHLYGAGELGSNMANLYQGGSDLADCLIFGKIAGQNAAHPKDDVEDISAETADHEQHIGHQPLSSDLKSEKYAVGPNQYLGKSDQGMGDEIVVRVTVDQQKNIKNVEVLKQAESDDYGLKAIKELPQAMVKANTVDVDAVSGASNTTRGLKAAVKDALSKIK, translated from the coding sequence ATGATAGTTAATAAAAACACTTATTATGATGCTAGTTATGACGTAGTTGTACTAGGATTTGGGGGAGCTGGAGCGACAGCTGCTCGCTTTGCTGCAGATGATGGGGCCAAAGTTTTGTTGGTAGATTCTGCTCCGGAAGGCCATGAAGGTGGTAATACTAGATATGCTGCTGAATTAGTCGGTTATAGCAGCAGCGAAGCTGACTACCGTAAATATTATGAAGGTTTAGCGCAACATTTCGAACTTGATCCTGAAGTCGAAGCAACAGTCGTTCATGGAATAACCCACATGAAGGAATACTTCAAAAAATATTTAGGTGTTGACCAGCCAGTTAGCTATAAGACAATTTTGGGGCTACCAGATGATGCAATTGATGCCGATCATCCTGAGCTTCCGGGTGCGAAGAGTTATGACATGATTACACTTAAACCGGGAATTTTTAACGCTTCACTTTGGAATGTTTTGCGCCAAAACGTAATTGACCGAAGTGATAACATTGATGTGTGGTATTCTTCGCCAGTTGAACACTTACTGCAGACACCTAATGGTAAAGTGGTAGGAGCACAAATTGAGCGCGATCATGTTTTATTAAATATTTATGCTAAGAACGGCGTTGTTTTAGCGACTGGTGGAATTGAAAACAATCCAGAGAAAATTCAAGATTACATTGGTTCTTATAAATTAATTCCTTTAGGGACACTTTATAATCAAGGTAAAGGAATCGATTTAGCCCATGAAGCAGGTGCTGATATGTGGCATATGTCAATGTATGCTGCTGGGGGGATGCAACAGAGTTTTGCCTTTTACGAACCAGGGATGAAGCGTGCGCCATTTTATATGGGTAATCCAGTCTTTTATACTGGTAGTATTTTTACAGTTGGTGATGATGGTACACGTTATTTCAAAGAAGACCAAGCAGCTCGTGAAGGCTATGTTGAAAATCATGGTTCTTGGTACAAGCCACTTAATCCGATTAAGCCATACTTTGTATTTGATCAAAAGCAATACGATAAGATTAGTGAATTGAAAGACTTCCCTGATAATAAGGCATTAAACTCGGTAATTAAGGCTGATACTGTGGCGGAATTAGCCGACAAAATGGGGGTTACTGCCGAAAAGTTACAAACTACTATTGATGAGTTTAACTTCTTTGCGCAAAAGGGTACTGACTATGCCTTTCATCGCGCACCTGAAACTTTAACAGAGTTTTCTGCTACTGGTCCATATTATGCTACGCCATTGGTGCAAACTATTGGTTGGTCTGAGGCTGGACCAAGACGTAACGCACGGGCTGAGATACTTGATCCTGATCATCAACCGATTCCACACTTGTATGGTGCAGGAGAATTAGGTAGTAATATGGCTAATCTATACCAAGGTGGCTCTGACTTAGCTGATTGTTTAATCTTTGGTAAGATTGCTGGTCAAAATGCGGCTCATCCTAAAGATGATGTTGAAGATATTTCTGCAGAAACAGCAGATCATGAACAGCATATTGGTCATCAACCACTATCTTCAGATCTTAAATCAGAAAAGTATGCTGTTGGTCCTAATCAATACTTAGGCAAATCTGATCAAGGTATGGGTGATGAAATTGTGGTTCGCGTAACTGTGGATCAGCAAAAGAATATCAAAAATGTTGAAGTCTTAAAACAAGCGGAATCAGATGATTACGGGCTTAAGGCGATCAAGGAATTGCCACAAGCGATGGTTAAAGCTAATACGGTTGATGTTGATGCCGTTTCTGGTGCATCTAACACCACAAGAGGCTTAAAAGCGGCCGTTAAAGATGCTCTAAGTAAAATTAAATAA